The following proteins come from a genomic window of Anabas testudineus chromosome 3, fAnaTes1.2, whole genome shotgun sequence:
- the aktip gene encoding AKT-interacting protein, producing the protein MNPFWSMSANTSRKQRPDGEEQTAHGEQRASPARLSFGKKQLPPIPKNAAPITKPASMGTPVQSANGTHASYGPFYLEYSLLAEFTLVIKQKLPGIYVQPSYKSALMWFGVIFIRHGLYQDGVFKFTVYIPDNYPDGECPKLVFDIPVFHPLVDPVSGELDVRRAFTKWRRNHNHIWQVLMYARTVFYKISTTEPLNPEAAVLYEKDVQLFKSKVVDSVKLCNSHLFDQPKIDDPYAISFSPWNPAVHEEAKEKMFTYKRRPEDHHKGTQISGLSWVKPGSTQPFSKDDSPLQS; encoded by the exons ATGAACCCCTTCTGGAGCATGTCTGCCAATACAAGTCGTAAG CAAAGACCTGACGGTGAGGAACAGACTGCGCACGGGGAGCAGAGAGCGAGCCCAGCCCGCCTCTCCTTTGGCAAAAAGCAGCTTCCACCCATTCCTAAGAATGCGGCCCCCATTACCAAGCCTGCATCAATGGGAACTCCAGTCCAGTCGGCCAATGGCACACATGCCTCGTATGGCCCCTTTTACTTGGAGTACTCTCTTCTGGCTGAGTT TACACTAGTGATTAAGCAGAAACTTCCTGGAATTTATGTTCAACCGTCCTACAAGTCGGCACTAA TGTGGTTTGGAGTCATATTCATCAGACATGGCTTGTACCAGGATGGGGTCTTCAAATTCACTGTGTATATTCCAGATAACTATCCAGATGGAGAGTGTCCT AAATTAGTATTTGACATCCCAGTCTTCCACCCCCTTGTTGACCCTGTATCTGGAGAGCTTGATGTCAGAAGAGCTTTCACCAAGTGGAG ACGGAATCATAACCACATCTGGCAGGTCCTCATGTATGCACGGACAGTTTTCTATAAGATCAGTACCACAGAACCACTCAACCCAgaagctgctgtgct ATATGAAAAGGATGTGCAGTTGTTCAAAAGCAAAGTGGTGGATAGCGTAAAACTATGCAACAGTCATCTTTTTGATCAGCCCAAGATAGATGATCCCTACGCAATAAG TTTTTCTCCATGGAATCCAGCTGTCCACGAAGAAGCAAAAGAGAAGATGTTCACATACAAA AGACGGCCTGAGGATCACCACAAGGGAACACAGATATCAGGGCTGTCTTGGGTAAAACCTGGATCAACTCAGCCATTCAGCAAAGACGACAGTCCTCTCCAGAGCTGA